In the Rhea pennata isolate bPtePen1 chromosome 4, bPtePen1.pri, whole genome shotgun sequence genome, aaaggtgaatgtgtgcatgcatctgtgtgcctgtgtgtatgcatgtgtatatactgaaagaaaatatctagATATATATTTAGATAGGCCTAATCTACATATTActgaaatatatgtaaataaatgtaaatgcataGCCTTCCTTTGCATAAATGTTAACAAAAAgcttgagaaaaagaaatgtgtggCAGCAATGGTGTCAAATAATTAGTTTCATTTGAGCCATTACCCTGGAATAAAAGATTAACAAGTACTGTGGTACACAGTAGAATGCTCAAATAGTAACTAATATTATACATAAGGACTATCGTACAGGTAATGATGCTGCTAACTTTCCCATTAGCAGTGTCAATACTTCAGTCAGCAATTGATTATATACAAACTccttaaatgtgaaaaaattgCAATGTATATAATTAGGATGTTTAGTTAAGAAGTATGAAGAAAATTAGGCATATAGAAACAAAGGACTCACAGGTTGTAGAGTCCAGCCCTCTGTTTCAACTTGCCATTGCTTTCACAAAGTTACCAGAagcattttgaaagtgtttttggaatattttcaaattctgatcttgtttttcttgtttgttcaGACATACACAATAGCCCACACAATCATTTACTGAGATGATCTGTGTAATGATTAActaacttaaaatgtttttgaaggtGTAAGAGGAAAGACTGGGCCTTTAGGAccagctggagaaaaaggagaCCAAGGTCAGTCTGGTAAAAAAGGACCCGGAGGACTGACTGGTGCCAAAGGTGAAGTAGGTCCAGCTGGACCACCTGGACCTAAGGGAGATAAAGGAGACCGAGGAGAGCCAGGTGCACCAGGGGTCTGTAAGTGTGGAAAGATAGTACTGAAATCTGCCTTTTCTGTTGGCATCACCACCAGCTACCCAGAGGAAAGATTACCAATTGTATTCAATAAAGTCCTCTTCAATGAGGGTGACCATTACAACCCTTCCACGGGGAAGTTTATATGTGCCATCCCAgggatttattatttttcttatgataTCACCTTAGCAAATAAGCATCTTGCAATTGGGCTGGTTCATAATGGGAAGTACCGGATAAAGACATTTGATGCGAACACAGGAAACCATGATGTAGCTTCTGGATCCACAGTGATCTACCTTCAGCCAGAAGATGAAGTATGGCTTGAGATCTTCTATGCTGACCAAAATGGTCTCTTTTCAGATCCAACATGGGCAGacagtttgttttctggatTTCTCTTATATGTTGATACAGATTATCTTGATGCTTTATCAGACGAAGATGAGCTCTAAAGTGGATGATGTCAAATCACATCCAAATTGGACAGTCCAATACAGAATTTTATCTGCCCAAGGACAAGAGACAAAATTAAAGACAGATAATACGGgagttatttttgctttgacaGAAACCgaattcagaatttcagaagaatgtTTCTAGAATCTAAACTGGATTCTCTACCAAACAGCAGGGATAACAAAAGGAACTATAATTAACAAAAGACTGCACCACTCCAGGACTGACTATCCTTGAAAGTTATGTTTATAATactatttaaacaaatttaagatGATGTAcattgtttttatataaaatatattaagttGCAATATAGGACAGACATTTTCTACACGATATTAAAGTAAAATTGAACAATTGAAAAAATATCTCATCTTTGGTcattttaagatggaaaataaaatttaaaagacaaaacactgatttagaaaatggaaagcaataaaatagCAATAGCTGCTTCCGAATCACCTGACCAGGTCACAAGCACAATTCATATGATATTTGCACCAACAAAAGACTGTTCAGAGTTAGCTCTGAACAGTCTGAGTTAGCTTCCTAATAAATTCATGCCAGTTTTATACCAGATTTATGCCAGATTTATAGCAGTTAAGGACTGCCCAGTGACAGTgataaaagaacagaacaaaggtattaaaacatataaaatagtTCAAAAATGTCTGGGAGAACTGCAAACTTTTAGCTAGACAATATCCACTGTGGGTATTTTCAAAGCAACTCCAAGTGAATTTACTATTGCTCCAGtattattcaatattttcacgaaaaatgtggaagaaaatacaaactttatGCTTGCAAAATTTATAGGTGCcaaaaaaagacagaacagtAACCAGTAATGAGGATGAATTATATAGAAAAGGGTTTACTTGTATTGTTACTTGTATTGTTATATGGCTGAATGCAATAAAAAGAATACAAGTTACACACAAGATGAAGGACTGCAGGAATTCAGTGGCCTTGGAAAAGGTACACGGATCATCATGGATAATCAACTAAA is a window encoding:
- the LOC134140345 gene encoding complement C1q tumor necrosis factor-related protein 7 isoform X6 — encoded protein: MFVLLYITSFAIYTSEQPLQSQFKGENYYTRYICSIPGLPGPAGPPGANGSPGPHGRIGLPGRDGRDGRKGEKGEKGSAGVRGKTGPLGPAGEKGDQGQSGKKGPGGLTGAKGEVGPAGPPGPKGDKGDRGEPGAPGVCKCGKIVLKSAFSVGITTSYPEERLPIVFNKVLFNEGDHYNPSTGKFICAIPGIYYFSYDITLANKHLAIGLVHNGKYRIKTFDANTGNHDVASGSTVIYLQPEDEVWLEIFYADQNGLFSDPTWADSLFSGFLLYVDTDYLDALSDEDEL